One Sphaerisporangium krabiense DNA segment encodes these proteins:
- a CDS encoding alpha/beta hydrolase: MPLAAAFPATLMTKDGVRIDAAHTPSRGDAGLGIVLAHGFTGSWRETTTRRIAHVLSGYGGVVAFDFRGHGRSGGLSTVGDAEVLDVAAAVAHARSIGYTRVVTVGFSMGAAVAVRHAALHGGTDGVVAVSGPARWYYRGTRPMRQVHWAIEKAPGRMAARLVKRTRIRSIPWNPVPLAPHEAAGRVSPAPFLIVHGDADTFFPLEHAHQLYEAAREPKELWIEPGYGHAESSATPDLIRRIGRWISHLPRLADRPPSPDRRDVPGAAEVPDAPERTVPE, encoded by the coding sequence ATGCCCCTCGCCGCGGCCTTCCCCGCGACCCTGATGACCAAGGACGGTGTGCGGATCGACGCGGCGCACACCCCCTCGCGCGGCGACGCCGGCCTCGGCATCGTCCTCGCGCACGGCTTCACCGGCTCATGGCGCGAGACCACGACCCGGCGCATCGCCCACGTGCTCAGCGGCTACGGCGGCGTCGTCGCCTTCGACTTCCGCGGGCACGGCAGGTCGGGCGGCCTGTCCACGGTCGGCGACGCCGAGGTCCTGGACGTCGCCGCCGCCGTCGCCCACGCCCGGTCCATCGGCTACACGCGCGTCGTGACCGTCGGGTTCTCGATGGGCGCCGCCGTGGCCGTCCGCCACGCCGCCCTGCACGGCGGGACGGACGGCGTCGTCGCGGTGAGCGGCCCCGCCCGCTGGTACTACCGGGGCACGCGGCCGATGCGGCAGGTCCACTGGGCCATCGAGAAGGCCCCCGGACGGATGGCCGCCCGGCTGGTCAAACGCACCCGCATCCGCTCCATCCCCTGGAACCCCGTGCCGCTCGCCCCGCACGAGGCCGCCGGACGCGTCTCGCCGGCGCCCTTCCTGATCGTCCACGGCGACGCCGACACCTTCTTCCCCCTGGAACACGCCCACCAGCTCTACGAGGCCGCCCGCGAGCCCAAGGAACTGTGGATCGAGCCCGGGTACGGCCACGCCGAGTCCTCGGCGACGCCCGACCTGATCCGGCGCATCGGCCGCTGGATCTCCCACCTGCCCCGCCTCGCGGATCGCCCCCCATCCCCGGACCGCCGCGACGTTCCCGGCGCCGCCGAGGTCCCCGACGCCCCCGAGCGGACGGTGCCCGAGTGA
- a CDS encoding acetate/propionate family kinase, with protein sequence MILVLNSGSSSVKYQLIDLDGPTRVLVGGKVERIGEHGSPVPDHEAALRIVAHEVSLDSPELTAIGHRVVHGGPLFTGPVLITDDVVKHIAEAVPLAPLHNPANLAGIEITRRLRPDLPQVAVFDTAFHSTIPPAARTYAIDREIAERNGVRRYGFHGTSTAYVSRVAAELVGRPDSANAIVLHLGNGASASAVSAGTCVDTSMGMTPLEGLVMGTRSGDIDPAVIFVLIRSGMSPDEVEAMLFRHSGLQGLCGENDMRTVIARVEAGDPDAVLAYDVYCHRLRKYIGAYCAVLGRVDVIAFTGGVGENSPLVRQNVLSGLHPLGIRLDPVRNASASGTRLISTDDSAVAVAVIPTDEELEIALETSAVVARTKSP encoded by the coding sequence GTGATCCTCGTTCTCAACTCCGGATCCTCATCGGTCAAGTACCAGCTCATCGACCTCGACGGCCCCACGCGCGTCCTCGTCGGCGGCAAGGTCGAACGCATCGGCGAGCACGGGTCCCCCGTCCCCGACCACGAGGCCGCGCTGCGGATCGTGGCCCACGAGGTCTCCCTGGACTCGCCCGAGCTCACCGCGATCGGCCACCGCGTCGTCCACGGCGGCCCCCTGTTCACCGGCCCCGTGCTCATCACCGACGACGTGGTCAAGCACATCGCGGAGGCCGTCCCGCTCGCCCCCCTCCACAACCCGGCCAACCTCGCCGGCATCGAGATCACGCGCAGGCTCAGGCCCGACCTCCCGCAGGTCGCCGTCTTCGACACCGCCTTCCACAGCACGATCCCGCCCGCCGCCCGCACCTACGCCATCGACCGCGAGATCGCCGAGCGCAACGGCGTGCGCCGGTACGGCTTCCACGGCACCTCCACGGCGTACGTCTCCCGCGTGGCCGCCGAGCTCGTCGGCCGCCCCGACAGCGCCAACGCGATCGTGCTGCACCTCGGCAACGGGGCCAGCGCCTCGGCCGTCTCCGCCGGGACGTGCGTGGACACCTCCATGGGCATGACCCCGCTGGAGGGCCTGGTCATGGGCACCCGCTCTGGCGACATCGACCCCGCCGTCATCTTCGTGCTGATCCGTTCGGGCATGTCCCCCGACGAGGTCGAGGCCATGCTGTTCCGGCACAGCGGCCTGCAAGGGCTGTGCGGCGAGAACGACATGCGGACGGTCATCGCCCGCGTCGAGGCAGGCGACCCGGACGCCGTCCTCGCCTACGACGTCTACTGCCACCGCCTGCGCAAGTACATCGGCGCCTACTGCGCCGTCCTCGGCCGGGTCGACGTGATCGCCTTCACCGGTGGCGTGGGAGAGAACTCCCCGCTGGTCAGGCAGAACGTCCTCTCCGGCCTCCACCCCCTCGGCATCCGCCTGGACCCCGTCCGCAACGCCTCCGCCTCCGGCACCCGCCTGATCTCCACCGACGACTCCGCCGTAGCGGTCGCCGTCATCCCCACCGACGAGGAACTGGAGATCGCCCTCGAAACTTCCGCCGTAGTGGCGCGAACCAAATCCCCATAA
- a CDS encoding MarR family winged helix-turn-helix transcriptional regulator — MSQNGRGIDLDKSLGYLLKEASSALRAAMEEVLRPLGMSVTHYSCLELLAQRPGLSNSELARGAFVTRQSMNVLLQTLEREGYVTRPAEAPVGKALPARLTPRGRRSLEKATVAVRSVEVRMLAGMTETEQSDAFRILQSMIHSLRDGDDGA; from the coding sequence ATGAGTCAAAACGGCCGCGGCATCGACCTGGACAAATCACTGGGCTACCTGCTGAAAGAGGCTTCGAGCGCCCTGCGCGCGGCCATGGAGGAGGTGTTGCGGCCACTCGGGATGAGCGTGACGCACTACTCCTGCCTCGAGCTGCTGGCTCAACGGCCGGGCTTGTCGAACTCCGAGCTCGCGCGCGGCGCGTTCGTCACACGGCAGTCGATGAACGTGCTGCTCCAGACCCTGGAACGAGAGGGCTACGTGACCAGGCCCGCGGAGGCGCCCGTCGGGAAGGCTCTCCCCGCGCGGCTCACGCCCCGCGGCCGGCGGAGCCTGGAGAAGGCGACCGTAGCGGTCCGGTCCGTCGAGGTCAGAATGCTGGCCGGCATGACCGAGACCGAGCAGTCGGACGCGTTCCGGATCCTGCAGAGCATGATTCATTCCCTGCGCGACGGCGACGACGGCGCATAG
- a CDS encoding VOC family protein yields the protein MPATGPDFISLQARDLDASQAFYERYLGLVRSQAGPPHAVVFETKPIAFALRDVVPGTDLASVAQPGIGAAIWLHATDVQAIHDALVADGHTIVSAPIDGPFGRTFTFADPDGYQVTLHDRA from the coding sequence ATGCCCGCCACCGGCCCCGACTTCATCTCGCTCCAGGCGCGCGACCTCGACGCTTCGCAGGCGTTCTACGAGCGGTACCTCGGCCTCGTCCGCTCGCAGGCCGGACCTCCGCACGCCGTCGTCTTCGAGACGAAGCCGATCGCGTTCGCGCTCCGCGACGTCGTTCCCGGCACCGATCTCGCATCCGTCGCCCAGCCCGGCATCGGCGCCGCGATCTGGCTCCACGCCACCGACGTCCAGGCCATCCACGATGCTCTCGTCGCCGACGGTCACACCATCGTCTCCGCACCGATCGACGGCCCCTTCGGCCGGACATTCACCTTCGCCGACCCCGACGGCTACCAGGTCACCCTCCACGACCGCGCCTGA